One genomic region from uncultured Cohaesibacter sp. encodes:
- a CDS encoding gluconokinase — protein MIIVVMGISGSGKSTLGQLLADRLNVPFEEGDAYHSDENVKKMAAGIPLSDEDRKPWLATLADAMRAWDANGETRVVSCSSLRKSYRDIFREATDNLRFIFLDGAKELVRARMAERQSHFMPVQLIESQIAALEVPDGEDDVIRIDISRDPEAMADELLGKVKPLL, from the coding sequence ATGATTATTGTCGTCATGGGAATTTCGGGAAGCGGGAAATCAACGCTCGGGCAGCTGTTGGCAGACCGCCTGAATGTTCCGTTTGAAGAAGGCGATGCCTATCATTCCGATGAGAATGTCAAGAAGATGGCGGCTGGCATTCCTCTCAGCGATGAGGATCGTAAGCCGTGGCTTGCCACGCTTGCCGATGCAATGCGTGCTTGGGATGCCAACGGAGAAACTCGGGTGGTGAGCTGCTCATCTCTGCGTAAATCCTATCGCGATATTTTCAGAGAGGCCACGGATAACTTGCGCTTCATCTTTCTGGATGGGGCCAAGGAGCTGGTGCGGGCCCGCATGGCCGAACGGCAAAGCCATTTCATGCCGGTGCAGTTGATTGAAAGCCAGATTGCCGCGCTGGAAGTGCCCGATGGGGAAGACGACGTTATCCGCATCGATATTTCCCGAGACCCTGAAGCCATGGCCGACGAGTTGCTTGGCAAGGTGAAACCACTTCTCTGA
- the gndA gene encoding NADP-dependent phosphogluconate dehydrogenase — protein MQTRTLADIAIIGLGVMGRNLALNFVDHGFSVAAYDAFPEALEGAREALGASVGLHDSLEGLVASLKKPARILMMIKAGDPVDEMIARLAPLLAAGDIVMDGGNSFYRDTERRAALLEDQNLVFVGLGVSGGETGARFGPALMAGGDSEALAHVDDLFSAIAAKAPDGGACYAAHGAGGAGHFVKTVHNGIEYAQMQLIAEAYLLLSGPAGRDHGQISSLFSSWNRGPAASYLLEISADIAGTIDPETDRPILEVIKDAAGHKGTGRWTTEAGLEYGVAIPTIAAAFLARALSGRERLALEKRLSPSAGINGEALAEEIGAALPAAMLACYIQGLELIAAASDANGWNTDLAAVARGWRAGCIIRSVMLDPIAAMPQDTDMLASDYASGLLDGSETAMRAVAGMAAASGTPVPCFYSALSWLDGRRSACVGANLIQGQRDYFGAHTFERTDKSGHFHFDWNAQAE, from the coding sequence ATGCAAACCCGCACACTCGCAGATATTGCCATTATCGGACTCGGGGTTATGGGGCGCAATCTGGCGCTCAACTTTGTCGACCATGGGTTTAGCGTTGCCGCTTACGATGCCTTTCCCGAGGCGTTGGAGGGGGCTCGTGAGGCACTGGGTGCGAGCGTCGGGTTGCACGATAGCCTTGAAGGCCTTGTGGCCTCTTTGAAAAAGCCGGCCCGCATCCTGATGATGATCAAGGCCGGAGATCCGGTGGACGAGATGATCGCCCGCCTTGCTCCCCTGCTTGCGGCAGGGGATATCGTGATGGATGGGGGCAACTCCTTTTATCGGGATACGGAGCGTCGCGCCGCGTTGCTCGAAGACCAGAATCTTGTTTTCGTGGGTCTAGGGGTCTCTGGCGGAGAGACCGGCGCGCGCTTCGGGCCTGCCTTGATGGCGGGTGGTGACAGTGAGGCTCTGGCTCATGTCGATGATCTTTTCTCGGCCATTGCCGCCAAGGCTCCGGATGGCGGGGCCTGCTATGCTGCCCATGGCGCAGGCGGGGCTGGGCATTTCGTTAAAACCGTTCACAATGGCATTGAATATGCCCAAATGCAGCTCATCGCAGAGGCTTATTTGCTGCTGTCTGGGCCTGCCGGACGCGACCACGGACAAATCTCCTCCCTCTTTTCTAGTTGGAATCGCGGTCCGGCAGCCTCCTATCTGCTGGAAATTTCTGCAGACATCGCAGGCACGATCGATCCTGAGACGGATCGCCCGATTCTCGAAGTCATCAAGGATGCGGCAGGGCACAAGGGCACCGGGCGCTGGACGACGGAAGCGGGGCTTGAATATGGCGTTGCCATTCCGACAATTGCTGCGGCCTTTCTGGCGCGGGCTCTTTCCGGTCGGGAGCGTCTGGCGCTGGAAAAACGCCTCTCTCCGAGCGCGGGTATCAATGGTGAAGCGCTGGCTGAAGAGATTGGCGCGGCGCTGCCTGCGGCCATGCTCGCCTGTTATATTCAGGGGCTTGAGCTGATTGCTGCGGCGTCTGATGCCAACGGATGGAACACGGATCTGGCGGCTGTCGCGCGCGGCTGGCGCGCAGGCTGCATCATTCGCTCGGTCATGCTGGACCCGATTGCAGCCATGCCGCAAGACACGGACATGCTCGCAAGCGACTATGCCAGCGGTCTGCTGGATGGGTCTGAAACTGCCATGCGGGCTGTGGCGGGAATGGCTGCTGCATCTGGCACTCCAGTGCCTTGCTTCTATTCGGCTCTTTCATGGCTGGATGGGCGGCGCAGCGCATGTGTCGGTGCAAACCTCATTCAGGGGCAACGGGATTATTTCGGTGCCCATACATTCGAGCGCACCGACAAATCCGGCCATTTCCACTTCGATTGGAACGCGCAAGCGGAGTGA
- a CDS encoding 2-dehydro-3-deoxygalactonokinase, giving the protein MTKKLIIVDWGTTSFRAWLLEAETGTILSEITEGKGMRALQRSEFAAYAKSQLDGWRADSEETIPVYLAGMVGAPQGWQRAPQPPLPMRGEELARDIVPVADMADTYIIPGVRQSGQPQDADVIRGEEVQIFGAMASLGRQSGLVCLPGTHSKWCEMQEGVFTRFHTSMTGEVYEVMSKHSILGLMADPSADFDSDGFEKGLEQVEGEGGLLNHLFKARARVLYGDLEQSQTASFLSGMLIGAEIRAMRDIYECEGREILLVCADRLAKPYSHALSHLGLSSRHISSKDATLAGVRALAALHGLNSK; this is encoded by the coding sequence ATGACCAAGAAGCTGATCATTGTTGATTGGGGCACGACCTCCTTCAGAGCGTGGCTTCTGGAAGCGGAAACCGGCACCATCCTGTCTGAAATTACGGAAGGCAAGGGTATGCGGGCACTGCAGCGCAGTGAATTTGCCGCTTATGCAAAGAGCCAGCTGGATGGCTGGCGGGCCGATAGCGAAGAGACCATTCCGGTTTATCTGGCTGGCATGGTTGGCGCGCCACAAGGCTGGCAGCGAGCCCCGCAACCACCGTTGCCCATGCGCGGGGAAGAGCTTGCGCGCGATATCGTGCCGGTGGCTGATATGGCCGACACCTACATCATTCCCGGCGTGCGTCAGTCCGGACAACCGCAGGATGCCGATGTCATTCGCGGTGAAGAGGTGCAGATTTTCGGCGCCATGGCAAGCCTTGGTCGCCAAAGTGGTCTTGTCTGCCTGCCGGGCACCCATAGCAAATGGTGCGAAATGCAAGAGGGTGTCTTCACCCGCTTCCATACGTCCATGACGGGTGAAGTCTACGAGGTGATGAGCAAGCACTCGATCCTCGGTCTGATGGCAGATCCGTCAGCGGACTTTGATTCCGATGGCTTTGAAAAAGGACTCGAACAGGTGGAAGGAGAGGGCGGTCTGCTCAACCATCTCTTCAAGGCGCGTGCACGTGTGCTTTATGGCGATCTGGAACAATCCCAGACTGCAAGTTTCCTTTCCGGCATGTTGATTGGTGCGGAAATCAGGGCAATGCGTGACATTTATGAATGCGAAGGCAGAGAAATTCTGCTTGTTTGTGCCGACCGGCTCGCAAAACCCTACAGCCATGCGCTGTCCCACCTGGGTTTGTCCAGCCGACACATTTCCTCCAAGGATGCAACGCTTGCCGGGGTTCGCGCTCTTGCAGCCCTGCATGGCTTAAACAGCAAATAA
- a CDS encoding 2-dehydro-3-deoxy-6-phosphogalactonate aldolase, with amino-acid sequence MVSAFKDQFETAFAKMPLVAILRGVPAERAKTLLGILVEEGFTLIEVPLTSADAKDAIREMVEAAPEGVMIGAGTVLSPEDTQAVYDVGARFIVTPNTDPEVIKKANALGMPSCIGCMTPTEALLATRSGATVLKVFPAARLGGQYIKDIKVVLPPDMRVTAVGGVGPAEFEEYVSAGAVGFGIGSDLWKVGRSDEEVRSSARALVGKWKGMQ; translated from the coding sequence ATGGTAAGCGCATTCAAAGATCAGTTCGAAACCGCCTTTGCCAAGATGCCGCTTGTGGCCATCTTGCGCGGTGTTCCTGCTGAGCGGGCCAAAACCCTCCTTGGCATCCTCGTGGAGGAAGGCTTTACCCTTATCGAGGTGCCCTTGACCTCTGCAGATGCGAAGGACGCTATCAGGGAAATGGTCGAGGCAGCTCCCGAAGGAGTCATGATCGGCGCCGGAACCGTGTTGAGCCCTGAAGATACGCAGGCCGTTTATGACGTTGGTGCGCGGTTCATTGTGACCCCGAATACTGATCCGGAAGTCATCAAGAAGGCCAACGCGTTGGGGATGCCGTCTTGCATCGGTTGCATGACCCCCACTGAGGCTCTGTTGGCAACCCGTTCGGGTGCGACGGTGCTCAAAGTCTTCCCCGCTGCTCGCCTCGGTGGGCAATATATCAAGGATATCAAGGTGGTGTTGCCTCCAGATATGCGGGTGACCGCTGTTGGTGGTGTTGGCCCTGCCGAATTTGAAGAGTATGTCTCCGCAGGCGCTGTCGGGTTCGGTATCGGTTCTGATCTCTGGAAAGTGGGCCGGTCTGACGAAGAGGTCAGAAGCTCTGCCCGCGCTCTGGTTGGCAAGTGGAAGGGCATGCAATGA
- the dgoD gene encoding galactonate dehydratase, which produces MKITKLTTWLVPPRWMFVKIETDEGISGWGEPVIEGRARTVQAAVEEMAEILVGRDPRHIQDIWQMLYRTGFYRGGPILMSAIAGIDQALWDIKGKALGVPVHELLGGKLRDKMRMYCWIGGDRPNDVGRQAKEVVASGFTAFKMNGTPEMAFVDSHAKIDDAVARVAEARQAVGPDVGIAIDFHGRVHRPMAKALLRELEQYHPMFVEEPVLTEHLSCLKEIGGGLGYPIASGERIFSRYGFRDVLEQRMVDIIQPDLSHCGGITEVFKVAAMAEAYDVAIAPHCPLGPCTLAASLHLDFVSYNAFIQEQSMGIHYNVGNDVLDYMVDPSPLTIKDGYVHALTGPGLGVEINEDFVIERSKEGHNWHNPIWRHEDGSVAEW; this is translated from the coding sequence ATGAAAATTACAAAGCTCACAACATGGCTGGTTCCCCCCCGCTGGATGTTTGTCAAAATCGAAACTGATGAAGGTATCAGCGGCTGGGGTGAGCCGGTCATCGAAGGACGAGCCCGCACGGTTCAGGCGGCAGTTGAAGAAATGGCTGAAATTCTGGTGGGCCGCGATCCGCGCCATATCCAGGATATCTGGCAGATGCTGTATAGAACCGGTTTCTATCGCGGTGGTCCGATCCTGATGTCTGCCATTGCCGGTATCGATCAGGCGCTTTGGGATATCAAGGGCAAGGCGCTGGGTGTGCCAGTGCATGAATTGCTTGGTGGCAAGCTGCGCGACAAGATGCGTATGTATTGCTGGATCGGTGGCGACCGGCCCAACGATGTGGGGCGTCAGGCCAAGGAAGTGGTTGCCAGTGGCTTTACCGCTTTCAAGATGAACGGCACCCCGGAAATGGCCTTTGTCGATAGCCACGCCAAGATTGATGATGCGGTGGCCCGCGTGGCTGAAGCGCGCCAAGCGGTGGGGCCGGATGTCGGTATCGCCATCGACTTCCATGGCCGGGTGCATCGCCCTATGGCCAAGGCGTTGTTGCGCGAGCTGGAACAATATCACCCGATGTTTGTTGAAGAGCCGGTGCTGACCGAGCATCTCTCCTGCCTTAAGGAAATCGGCGGCGGGCTTGGCTACCCCATCGCTTCGGGCGAACGTATCTTCTCGCGCTATGGCTTCCGTGATGTGCTGGAACAGCGCATGGTGGATATCATCCAGCCGGATCTCAGCCATTGCGGCGGCATCACCGAAGTGTTCAAGGTTGCGGCCATGGCTGAAGCCTATGATGTGGCCATCGCACCGCATTGTCCGCTTGGGCCTTGCACGCTGGCAGCCTCACTGCATCTGGACTTTGTTTCCTACAATGCCTTCATTCAGGAACAGTCCATGGGCATCCATTATAATGTGGGCAATGATGTGCTCGACTATATGGTCGATCCAAGCCCGCTGACCATCAAGGATGGCTATGTGCATGCGCTGACCGGTCCGGGGCTGGGCGTGGAAATCAATGAAGACTTCGTCATTGAACGCTCCAAGGAAGGGCACAACTGGCACAACCCGATCTGGCGTCACGAAGACGGGAGTGTTGCAGAATGGTAA
- a CDS encoding TRAP transporter large permease subunit, with translation MGGLGLQALGIEWGTYVLVGSIFLLLLTGLPLAFVTGLVAMVFTVGWFGPNAIPLVISRVYGFITEYSLVAVPMFVFMASLLDRSGIAKDLFSGMRVLAGRLPGGVAIQTLIVSVFLAAMSGIIGGEIVLLGILALPQMLRLGYDRKIAIGVVCGGGSLGTMIPPSIVLIIYGLIASVSIADLFVAAVVPGVMLAGLYMTYVLSRCLINPELAPPMPPMPPEERKVARRQAIKSILLPAAIAFMVLGTIYAGIASVTEAAAMGVFGVLAATAIRREFSFKLIHQSVMQTLTTCGMIVWIGVGAATLVGVYNLMGGNRFVSNTILGLDAAPVVIIMVMMLILLVLGLFLDWIGIAMLTLPIFVPIITQLGYDPIWFGVLFAINMQVSFLSPPFGPAAFYLKGVAPPEISLGDIFSSLWPFILMQLTVLAIMLAFPDIVLWMVN, from the coding sequence ATGGGTGGACTTGGCCTGCAAGCCCTGGGCATTGAATGGGGCACTTATGTTCTTGTCGGCAGTATCTTCTTGCTGCTGCTCACCGGACTTCCTCTTGCTTTCGTTACCGGTCTGGTCGCCATGGTCTTTACCGTCGGCTGGTTCGGTCCCAACGCTATTCCTCTTGTCATCAGCCGTGTTTATGGCTTTATCACCGAATATTCCCTTGTCGCGGTGCCCATGTTTGTCTTCATGGCATCCTTGTTAGACCGATCGGGGATAGCCAAGGACTTATTCTCGGGCATGAGGGTGCTCGCCGGGCGATTGCCCGGTGGTGTCGCCATTCAGACCCTGATCGTATCCGTTTTCCTGGCTGCCATGTCCGGCATTATCGGTGGTGAGATTGTTCTTCTGGGTATCCTTGCCCTGCCTCAGATGCTCCGTCTTGGCTATGATCGCAAGATCGCCATCGGCGTGGTCTGCGGTGGTGGGTCTCTGGGTACCATGATCCCGCCATCCATCGTGCTGATCATCTATGGCCTGATTGCTTCGGTTTCCATTGCCGATCTGTTCGTTGCAGCTGTCGTGCCGGGTGTCATGCTCGCCGGCCTTTACATGACCTATGTTCTGAGCCGCTGCCTGATCAATCCGGAACTGGCACCGCCAATGCCTCCCATGCCACCTGAAGAGCGCAAGGTTGCTCGGCGTCAGGCGATCAAATCGATCCTGCTGCCTGCTGCGATTGCCTTCATGGTGCTTGGTACCATCTATGCCGGTATTGCGTCTGTGACGGAAGCTGCTGCAATGGGTGTGTTCGGTGTGCTGGCTGCAACGGCCATCCGTCGCGAGTTTTCCTTCAAGCTCATTCATCAGAGCGTGATGCAGACCCTTACCACCTGCGGCATGATCGTCTGGATTGGTGTGGGTGCAGCTACGCTGGTTGGTGTCTACAACCTGATGGGCGGTAACCGCTTCGTTTCCAACACGATCCTTGGACTGGATGCAGCCCCTGTCGTGATCATCATGGTCATGATGCTGATCCTTCTGGTGCTGGGCCTGTTCCTCGACTGGATTGGGATTGCCATGCTGACCCTGCCGATTTTCGTGCCGATCATCACACAGCTGGGCTATGACCCGATCTGGTTCGGTGTGTTGTTTGCGATCAACATGCAGGTCTCCTTCCTCAGCCCGCCGTTCGGACCGGCAGCCTTCTATCTGAAGGGGGTTGCGCCACCCGAGATCTCTCTGGGGGATATCTTCTCCTCCCTGTGGCCATTCATCCTGATGCAGTTGACTGTTCTGGCCATCATGCTCGCTTTCCCGGACATCGTATTGTGGATGGTGAACTAA
- a CDS encoding TRAP transporter small permease, which yields MSIDSNTPASPEPAGVDGEIRTPLDAAIDWCGRGLAWLVFIAMAISVTEVISRYVFDSPTSWVHETTVFMIAIIFALGGPIALARDKHIRVRIIYDTVSTKIRKILDVFNTIVTFLFSIAMSYAAFVLFWRSSHNPSGAWQLERSGTSWNPPFPALTKGIILTAMAIMTVQSILHVIKAIRAVNENNKSEEK from the coding sequence ATGTCAATTGATTCCAACACTCCCGCCTCGCCGGAACCGGCTGGCGTGGATGGGGAGATCCGCACGCCGCTTGACGCTGCCATCGACTGGTGCGGACGCGGCCTGGCCTGGCTGGTCTTTATCGCCATGGCCATCAGCGTCACAGAAGTTATCAGCCGGTATGTCTTCGATAGCCCCACATCCTGGGTGCACGAGACCACGGTCTTCATGATCGCGATCATCTTCGCCCTGGGCGGCCCGATCGCCCTTGCCCGCGACAAGCATATCCGTGTTCGTATCATCTACGATACGGTGTCTACCAAGATCCGCAAGATTCTGGATGTGTTCAACACGATCGTAACCTTCCTGTTTTCCATCGCCATGTCCTATGCAGCCTTCGTCCTGTTCTGGCGCTCTTCGCACAATCCAAGTGGTGCATGGCAACTGGAGCGCTCCGGTACCAGCTGGAACCCGCCGTTCCCGGCCCTCACCAAGGGCATTATCCTCACCGCCATGGCGATCATGACCGTGCAGTCCATTCTGCATGTCATCAAGGCCATCCGCGCGGTCAATGAAAACAACAAAAGCGAGGAGAAGTGA
- a CDS encoding TRAP transporter substrate-binding protein, with translation MTLSKLLRASGGLFVGAALGLIMANQAVAADYEWTFQTSENTGEPQFEIKKQWADNIEKMTQGRVNIEILPTGAVVPHNQTLDAVRSGILQGHLTDPSYFSGIDPAFSMLGNLVGAWGDPLEFLEYMKYGGGEELYNELVEPYNVHLIGAAATGLEAFVTKKPIRTVADLKGLKVRAPEGMVYEIFSKAGASPVNLPGSEVYTGLEKGVIDAADYTVFSTNQAQGLHQFARYPNYPGFHSLPMVAVSINKEIWDGLPEDIKTAMEVATDDLAYDLVFKLKARDLDAVEEARADPNIEIIDMAPEERKKFRNIAKEEWANWAKKNELTQKVYDSVVAFLTKRNLM, from the coding sequence ATGACTCTGTCGAAACTGCTTCGTGCAAGCGGAGGATTGTTCGTTGGTGCTGCTCTTGGCCTGATCATGGCCAATCAGGCGGTTGCTGCTGATTACGAATGGACCTTCCAGACGTCCGAAAATACCGGCGAACCACAGTTTGAAATCAAGAAACAATGGGCTGACAATATCGAGAAGATGACGCAAGGTCGCGTCAATATCGAGATTTTGCCAACTGGCGCTGTTGTTCCTCACAACCAGACCCTTGATGCAGTCCGCTCCGGCATTCTGCAGGGTCATCTTACCGACCCAAGCTATTTCTCCGGTATCGATCCGGCTTTCTCCATGCTCGGCAACCTTGTTGGCGCATGGGGCGATCCGCTCGAATTCCTTGAATATATGAAATATGGTGGCGGTGAAGAGCTCTATAACGAGCTGGTCGAGCCTTACAATGTGCATCTCATCGGTGCCGCTGCAACCGGTCTGGAAGCCTTCGTAACCAAGAAGCCGATCCGCACTGTTGCCGACTTGAAGGGCCTTAAGGTTCGTGCGCCGGAAGGCATGGTTTACGAGATTTTCTCCAAAGCTGGCGCTTCGCCGGTGAACCTGCCTGGCTCTGAAGTTTACACCGGTCTTGAAAAAGGCGTGATTGACGCGGCTGACTATACCGTGTTCTCAACCAACCAGGCTCAGGGTCTGCATCAGTTCGCCCGCTATCCGAACTATCCGGGCTTCCACTCCCTGCCAATGGTTGCAGTTTCCATAAACAAGGAAATCTGGGACGGGCTGCCTGAAGACATCAAGACTGCCATGGAAGTTGCTACCGACGATCTGGCCTATGATCTTGTCTTCAAGCTGAAGGCACGCGATCTGGATGCCGTTGAGGAAGCGCGCGCTGATCCGAATATCGAAATCATCGATATGGCTCCGGAAGAACGTAAGAAATTCCGTAACATCGCCAAGGAAGAATGGGCCAATTGGGCCAAGAAGAATGAGCTGACCCAGAAAGTCTATGACTCGGTCGTCGCCTTCCTGACGAAACGGAACCTCATGTAA
- a CDS encoding FadR/GntR family transcriptional regulator, protein MTNTAEISKTGSSKAVGGLLADELAKLVFDGSLAPGDTLPPETELAATHQISRASVRSALQMLETLGIVARRAGRGTTVQEFREWNFLDSQVSQWIADYAAPNLGVLHDVFEFRVTTEPLIATLAAKRATARDLLAMEEAFNVMEANWERRASLGERASFSQADIAFHEAIYRATHNLVWAQIVHILRPAILLVIKTSNETAEELRESLERHRRLMEAIRMRDSDAAHVAATRILSQTGYDLGFEETPGEKET, encoded by the coding sequence ATGACCAATACGGCGGAAATATCGAAAACAGGGAGTTCAAAAGCGGTTGGAGGCTTATTGGCCGACGAGCTGGCGAAACTCGTTTTTGATGGATCTTTGGCTCCGGGGGATACGCTGCCTCCAGAAACAGAACTGGCGGCAACACATCAGATCAGTCGGGCGTCCGTACGCTCGGCGCTGCAGATGCTGGAAACGCTGGGCATTGTTGCGCGTCGTGCCGGGCGGGGGACTACGGTTCAGGAATTTCGCGAGTGGAACTTCCTTGATAGCCAGGTCAGCCAGTGGATTGCCGATTATGCTGCGCCGAACCTTGGGGTTCTGCATGACGTTTTCGAGTTCCGCGTTACGACCGAACCACTCATCGCCACCTTGGCGGCCAAGCGGGCCACAGCACGCGATCTGTTGGCCATGGAGGAAGCCTTCAATGTGATGGAGGCAAACTGGGAAAGGCGAGCCTCGCTGGGAGAGCGGGCGAGTTTTTCACAAGCCGATATCGCTTTTCACGAAGCGATCTATCGCGCGACACATAATTTGGTTTGGGCTCAGATCGTTCATATTCTGCGCCCCGCGATCTTGCTGGTGATCAAAACCAGTAACGAGACAGCCGAAGAGCTTCGCGAAAGTCTGGAACGTCACCGTCGTTTGATGGAGGCAATCCGGATGCGGGATTCCGACGCTGCGCATGTAGCCGCAACGCGCATTCTGTCTCAGACCGGCTACGATTTGGGATTTGAGGAAACCCCGGGGGAAAAAGAAACCTAA